A window of the Ostrea edulis chromosome 1, xbOstEdul1.1, whole genome shotgun sequence genome harbors these coding sequences:
- the LOC125663618 gene encoding homeotic protein spalt-major-like isoform X3 encodes MDNFDDDENEIMDAEDQEIANEEIDEDLMKISMMNAAAAADHELSADSDEDEENNNGTDRKDVEKCSDDNKEKTTRNLPAPFMFPFSHFLPSNSNVILEPMNATRAAVAQFAENNLAPAEVALLHSTLYNLQQQQILQLQLIQQLQLQVNMGGNPTQCSLPFLPPVLASQSSSQEFNNHKPQSTSKLEEEEEEDNVQDLSSKEEKLEKNPEASESEGTESKPTTITTTASSTSIIPPNPSPLPLSGKDILSSVPPPTSEFAKLTKLVERSQYVSDDPFFRHKCRLCQKVFGSDSALQIHIRSHTGERPFKCNICGNRFTTRGNLKVHFERHKAKYPHVKMNPHPVPEHLDKIPSMPLIGSPFPSTPTPPLPLSGGIFSSAPPMSISSMMSSIYSNSMFGPRPTPRFPPAPSVSEEQSSSSASSSSSLPQICPTPTASEAPVRKSPVITDMAVTAPVSSAVKREASSPIETQSKMSRPSSQFPLLSPVPSVPPPPPLTPTSGGYSSRDSILPTKMIDHDENLEQYMEIDRSETSKLQQLVDNLENKVSDPNQCVICHRVLSCKSALQMHYRIHTGERPYKCKICGRAFTTKGNLKTHMGVHRMKPPIRMMHQCPVCHKSFTNLLVLQQHIRSHASLPGMPPMPDMSHFKAFGNFPRPMEWGHRPFDLSFRHEPERELDLSKTSPTYQLQRSKGYEYEVEDRDLSRDMDDVYSDEQQIRNEGEAIQNGEVHMDETNEDGRDGDNKKDHTKDRPARPESTKSDASKGSGRSASPNTEDESNSLFLPTSNLSPGIGMGAMPLYNTSLAALEERVRAIDSSMASHRYNPFGLNGYPHIQMEKKNLDDNGDLSDSEEHGSADDSKPGTPALSVNSEGSNSINGFMMGGDKLSTTCNICFKTFACRSALDIHYRSHTKERPYKCEVCDRTFTTKGNMKQHMLTHKIRDLPNSFSNNSNSSENLENDENSNDSITEEKKPEDQPRLQASSKVSESSNQERQAIAPAVSSSGGSNYTSNGGGTSNGSQDSSPFLRRTPLKHQCQVCQKGFSSASALQIHIRTHTGDKPFKCNVCGKAFTTKGNLKVHMGTHMWNNSPSRRGRRMSIEPPFMMTHKENPYMQGGFPPRAPDFFPYQFPPFMNGVPHHKINEMSVIQSLASGMGHMPHLPLKDDHLTSRAKVTETESKAESWRKSDSNGNLTSSGELDLSMKSNSSTSPNNNGKPSPSPGDNWNSAWKTMCHLCNQNFPSPTTLEYHMQNYHLKGSESHPKSIVA; translated from the exons ATGGACAACTTTGATGATGACGAGAATGAAATAATGGATGCCGAGGACCAAGAAATAGCCAACGAGGAAATAGATGAGGATTTGATGAAAATCTCTATGATGAATGCTGCTGCAGCAGCAGACCATGAGCTCTCGGCAGATAGTGATGAGGATGAAGAGAATAACAATGGCACAGATAGGAAGGATGTGGAAAAGTGTTCAGATGACAATAAAGAGAAGACAACTCGTAACCTTCCAGCACCTTTTATGTTTCCATTCTCTCACTTTTTACCCTCAAACTCAAATGTGATCTTGGAGCCAATGAATGCCACTCGTGCAGCAGTGGCCCAGTTTGCTGAAAACAATTTAGCCCCAGCAGAAGTTGCTCTGTTGCACTCCACACTTTATAATTTACAGCAGCAGCAGATCTTGCAACTTCAGTTGATTCAGCAGCTTCAGTTACAAGTGAACATGGGAGGCAATCCAACCCAGTGCTCTCTGCCATTTTTGCCACCAGTTTTGGCCTCACAATCATCGTCTCAGGAATTCAACAATCACAAACCTCAAAGCACCAGCAAGttggaggaggaggaggaggaggacaATGTGCAGGATTTGAGCAGCAAGGAAGAGAAGTTGGAGAAAAATCCAGAAGCCTCGGAGAGTGAAGGGACGGAATCAAAGCCTACTACAATCACTACTACAGCATCTTCTACTTCCATAATTCCCCCTAATCCGTCACCTCTACCACTGTCTGGCAAAGATATATTGTCATCTGTTCCCCCACCCACCTCAGAATTTGCCAAGCTGACAAAAT TGGTTGAGCGATCACAGTATGTAAGTGATGATCCATTTTTCCGCCACAAGTGTCGTCTATGTCAGAAGGTCTTTGGCAGTGACAGTGCCCTGCAAATCCACATCCGTTCTCACACAG GTGAGAGGCCCTTCAAATGCAACATATGTGGGAATCGCTTCACAACAAGGGGGAATCTGAAGGTCCACTTCGAAAGACATAAAGCTAAATACCCGCATGTTAAAATGAATCCTCATCCAGTTCCAGAACACCTTGACAAGATACCATCAATGCCTCTAATTGGATCCCCTTTCCCATCGACACCAACCCCACCTCTTCCGCTTTCTGGAGGAATATTCTCCTCAGCACCACCTATGTCAATTTCCTCCATGATGTCCTCAATATACTCCAATTCTATGTTTGGCCCAAGACCAACGCCGCGCTTTCCACCAGCACCCTCCGTTAGTGAGGAGCAGAGTTCCTCTAGTGCTTCTTCATCCTCCAGTCTCCCTCAGATTTGTCCCACACCGACCGCCAGTGAAGCACCAGTGCGCAAGTCTCCAGTAATTACTGACATGGCAGTGACAGCACCAGTGTCTTCTGCGGTTAAACGCGAAGCATCAAGTCCGATTGAAACCCAATCTAAGATGAGTCGTCCATCTAGTCAATTTCCTCTCCTGTCGCCAGTCCCATCAGTTCCACCACCACCTCCTCTGACGCCCACAAGTGGTGGATACTCTTCACGAGATTCAATCTTGCCAACCAAAATGATTGACCATGACGAAAATTTAGAGCAATATATGGAAATCGATCGATCAGAGACGTCTAAGCTCCAACAGCTTGTTGACAACTTGGAAAACAAAGTGTCTGATCCTAATCAATGTGTTATATGCCACCGTGTTCTAAGCTGCAAAAGCGCTCTCCAAATGCATTATCGCATCCATACAGGTGAAAGACCGTACAAATGTAAGATTTGTGGACGGGCCTTTACAACGAAAGGAAATCTGAAAACTCATATGGGTGTCCATCGCATGAAACCACCAATCAGGATGATGCATCAGTGCCCAGTTTGTCACAAAAGCTTCACCAACCTTCTGGTTTTGCAGCAGCATATACGAAGCCATGCAAGCTTGCCAGGAATGCCACCGATGCCAGATATGTCTCATTTTAAGGCATTCGGAAACTTTCCGAGACCGATGGAATGGGGTCACCGACCATTTGATCTTTCCTTTAGACATGAACCAGAGAGGGAACTAGACCTGAGCAAAACTTCTCCAACGTATCAATTGCAACGAAGCAAGGGATACGAATACGAAGTAGAGGATAGGGACCTTTCTAGGGATATGGATGATGTCTACAGCGATGAACAACAAATTCGTAACGAGGGAGAGGCAATACAAAATGGTGAAGTACATATGGATGAAACCAACGAAGATGGACGCGATGGAGACAATAAGAAAGATCATACGAAAGATCGTCCCGCAAGACCAGAGTCTACAAAGTCTGATGCTTCTAAAGGCTCTGGAAGATCCGCATCGCCAAATACAGAGGACGAAAGCAATTCATTATTTCTACCCACAAGCAATTTGTCGCCAGGCATAGGAATGGGAGCTATGCCTCTATACAACACTTCCCTTGCTGCCCTTGAAGAACGCGTAAGAGCCATCGATTCTTCTATGGCAAGTCATAGATACAATCCCTTTGGTTTGAATGGATACCCACACATTCAAATGGAAAAGAAAAATTTGGATGATAACGGCGATCTCTCAGACTCTGAGGAACATGGATCAGCAGATGATAGTAAGCCAGGAACACCAGCTTTGTCAGTGAACAGTGAGGGTAGTAATTCCATCAATGGATTTATGATGGGCGGGGACAAACTTAGTACGACATGTAATATATGCTTTAAGACATTTGCTTGCCGCAGTGCGCTAGACATTCACTACCGCAGCCACACAAAAGAACGTCCTTACAAATGCGAAGTCTGTGACCGAACCTTTACCACTAAGGGAAATATGAAGCAACATATGCTAACACACAAAATACGTGACCTTCCCAATTCATTCAGCAACAACAGCAACAGCAGTGAAAACTTGGAAAATGATGAAAACTCGAACGATTCGATAACAGAGGAGAAAAAACCGGAGGACCAACCACGTTTACAGGCGTCATCTAAAGTCAGTGAAAGCAGTAACCAAGAGCGACAAGCCATTGCACCTGCAGTTTCCAGCAGTGGTGGAAGTAACTATACAAGCAATGGAGGAGGCACCTCAAACGGATCACAAGATTCTTCTCCATTCTTACGAAGAACTCCATTGAAGCATCAATGTCAGGTTTGCCAAAAAGGCTTCTCGAGCGCCAGTGCTCTGCAAATTCATATCAGAACCCATACTGGAGATAAACCCTTCAAATGCAACGTATGTGGTAAAGCTTTTACTACAAAGGGAAACCTGAAAGTTCATATGGGAACCCATATGTGGAATAACAGCCCGTCTCGCCGAGGACGCCGAATGTCCATCGAACCTCCATTCATGATGACACACAAAGAGAACCCCTACATGCAGGGAGGGTTTCCACCGAGAGCCCCTGACTTCTTTCCTTATCAATTCCCGCCGTTCATGAATGGAGTTCCTCATCACAAGATTAACGAAATGTCTGTCATCCAGAGTTTGGCTAGTGGCATGGGACACATGCCTCATCTACCACTAAAAGATGATCATTTGACATCACGTGCCAAGGTCACAGAAACCGAATCGAAAGCAGAATCTTGGAGAAAGAGCGATTCTAATGGTAATCTAACATCATCGGGGGAGTTGGACTTGAGCATGAAATCAAATTCTTCGACTTCACCAAACAATAACGGCAAACCCTCTCCCAGCCCCGGGGATAACTGGAATTCAGCCTGGAAGACCATGTGTCACTTGTGCAACCAGAACTTTCCAT